Genomic window (Acidicapsa ligni):
AAGATCTCAACGGCGACACTCAGTTCAACGATCGTCCTGCGTTTGCCACTGACCTCACTCGCTCCAGCGTCTATCACACTAAATGGGGCGTTTTCGATGCGCAGCCAATCGCCGGTCAGAAAATCATTCCGATCAATTACGGCAAAGGCCCCGGACTCTTCATTACGAATCTCCGATTGACCAAGAATTTCTCTTTCGGACCAGCCATACCTGACGAGAATCCTCCACCAGCGCCGACGCCTGCAAAAGACGACAAGGCAACGACAAAGACTCCAGCTAAGCCAGTGAAAAAAGTGATTGAGCGAAAGTACAACCTGGGCTTCAGCCTAAGTTCCGATAATGTCTTTAATCACGTCAATCTGGCTCCGCCAATCGGCGTCCTCGGTTCACCGCTATTTGGCACCTCAACATCGCTCACCACCGTCTTTGGCTCAGGTTCTGCAAACCGCACAGTCAACCTGGACATGTTCTTCCGCTTCTAATCTCTAACGTAAGCCACTGAATAAAAGCGCCTTTCTGCCGCCGGTATCCCCAGGCAGAAGGCGCTTTTTATTACGCACTAAAAAAATAGATATTTTCTGAAACGCTTTCCTTCAAGAGACACCATCCCACATCAGGCCCCTGTTGATGAGCACGCCTGGGGTGGAGGAAGTTTCATGCAGACGAGCGCAATTTTCATAAAACTGGTTCTCGCTTCACTCGTGGTCTGGAGGTTGACACAGCTTCTCTCCAGCACCGATAAGTCGCGAAATCTAACTGATCTTATTGTGCAAAATAAAAGCTCCAACTTTTGGGGACGAGCTCAGGCCCTGCTCTGTTGCATCGCTCTCTGGATCGCTTCACCTGCAGCAATTTTTCTAAATAATGGATTCGTCGGTCTGGCTCTTCATTGGCTGGCGATCGCCGCAGCCGCATTTCTATTGGAAGAAACATCCACCGACGCATACAGGGATGCATACCAGAAAGACTCCGGGAAAGAGATCTTAGAAGGAGATATGCCGTGTGCCATAGCCACAATTCACCCACCCTTGAAATAGCCAACAAGGTAATAGTCGACAAGGCAAATGACCGCGCCTGGAAAGCATCCTCTTGCATATCGCAGCCGTGCTCTGGAATGTGCGCGTGCAGGAAGACATGCGTCCAGGAAGCTTTGTATCCTTCCGCGATTGATACTCCGGTCCCGAGCGTTGAGTTATCGCTCCAATTCTCACCCCTGCAAATGCAGAGCATCAGGCCAATCCTATGACATGCGCACAGCCGTTACACTCGCAATCAATCGCTCCCTATGGTGGTTCCTCGCTCCCTGCCGCGATGCTATACTTGCGTCCACTTAGAAGGACGGCCGCCACCTTGAAATTTCAAGCGTTCGATGCAGATTATCTGGAGAGCCTTCGTGCCGGAGATTTCCGCACACAGGAGCACTTCGTCTGCTATTTCACTGATTTGATTCACATGAAGCTGCGCTCTCGGCTCCAATCGCAACAGGCCATCGAAGATGTGCGCCAGGAGACTTTCGCTCGCGTGTTAGCCATCATCCGAAAGGATGGAGGCCTGCGCCAGCCCGAGCGGCTTGGCCCGTTCGTCAATACGGTCTGCAACAATGTCCTGCTTGAACACTATCGGCAATCTTCGCGCAGTGATTCGCTTGATGAAGAAGGCAAGCCCGAGTTGCCCGCTACCGGAAGAAGCAGTCTGGATCTTGCCGAATCCAAACAGGCCGAAGAGCAAGTTAGAGAGGTATTAGAAGAAATGCCTCTCAAAGACAGGTTGTTGTTGAAGGCGGTTTTCCTCGACGAACGAGATCGAGATGAAGTGTGCCGCGAATTTGGAGTGGACTCCGATTATCTTCGCGTCTTGTTACATAGAGCGAAGAAAGTATTCAAGGCCACTTATCTAAGGCGCATAGGAAGCCACCTTCCCATCGACTCAAAGGTGAAACAAGCATGAAATCAACAAGAGATCACGTGCCATTTGTCATACATGGCGGAGAGGAAATCGAACCCATGGATCATCATGAGGCAATTACGATGATGGCGTCAGAGCGCTATCTGCTAGGAGATTTGAACCCGGAGCTGCGCGACGCCTATGAAGAGCATCTCTTCGATTGCCCTGAATGCGCGTCCGATGTACGCTCCGGAATGATGTTTATCGATCACGCAAAAGCTGTGCTGCCAAGCATGGTTGCAGATATGCAGCCTGCGCAGTCCATCATGCCCATCAAGCCCGCGGCCACGCAGAAGAATTGGTTTTCATCCTTCTCTGCATGGTTGCGCCCAGCGCTTCTGGTTCCAGCTTTCGCGGCCCTATTGGCTGTTATCGCCTATCAGAATATTGTTACTTATCCAGCGCTGCAAACAGCCGCGAACGAACCAAGGCTGCTTCCCTGGACCACGCTTCATAACGCGACCCGCGGCGGCCACCAGGTTATTGTCGCTGACCGCAGGCAGGGTGGAGCGTTGATCATCAATGTCCCACAGGACACGATTTATCCCACTTATACGTTTGATCTATACGACTCTGACGGCAAACGTGTCTGGACGAAAACAGCAGCATCCACTGCGAATCCAGATGCTTCCTGGTCGCTCTGGATTCCCGGAGGTATCTTCACAGAAGGTTCGTACAAACTTGCGATTCAGGGTGTAACATCAGGGGGCGAGAGCGTCCCAGTCGAACAGAGTACCTTTGACCTTCAGATTCAAAAGTAGATGCTCCCGAGAAAATGGGATAGGACGAAAGGCAGAACATATTCATGGCGGAATCCGAAAGCGTAAGAAGAGAGCACACTTACCATGCTGAAGCCAAGGCGTTGATAGGTCATTTGACCCTGCCATTGAACAGAAGCATCGAGCCTCAGGTCTT
Coding sequences:
- a CDS encoding RNA polymerase sigma factor: MKFQAFDADYLESLRAGDFRTQEHFVCYFTDLIHMKLRSRLQSQQAIEDVRQETFARVLAIIRKDGGLRQPERLGPFVNTVCNNVLLEHYRQSSRSDSLDEEGKPELPATGRSSLDLAESKQAEEQVREVLEEMPLKDRLLLKAVFLDERDRDEVCREFGVDSDYLRVLLHRAKKVFKATYLRRIGSHLPIDSKVKQA
- a CDS encoding zf-HC2 domain-containing protein translates to MKSTRDHVPFVIHGGEEIEPMDHHEAITMMASERYLLGDLNPELRDAYEEHLFDCPECASDVRSGMMFIDHAKAVLPSMVADMQPAQSIMPIKPAATQKNWFSSFSAWLRPALLVPAFAALLAVIAYQNIVTYPALQTAANEPRLLPWTTLHNATRGGHQVIVADRRQGGALIINVPQDTIYPTYTFDLYDSDGKRVWTKTAASTANPDASWSLWIPGGIFTEGSYKLAIQGVTSGGESVPVEQSTFDLQIQK